The sequence CTGGGAGAAACggggtggggtgaggggtgggaaaaaccaaactggttgccgtcgagttgattccaactcatagtgactctgtaggacgacagagtagaaccgccccatatggtttccaaggctctaatttttacggaagctgactgccacatcttcctcccacggggtggctgggttccaactgccgacctttcagttagcggcccagtgtttgttgattttgactcatggcagaaTCATGCGTTATAGCGTGCAACTGCTCCATGAGGGGTTTCtcggctgtactctttatggaagcaggtcaccaggcctttcttctgtgggacTCCTGGGTGGGTTCTGTCAACTTTtaagttagttgttgttgttagttgccatcgagttgattcctactcatggcgaccccatgtgttacagaggagtaCTGCTCCACAAGATTTTTTTTGACTgcggtctttatggaagcagattgccaggcctttctaccttgGTGCCACTGGGCGGGttcgaacctccagtctttcggttagcagtcgagcgtaAACTGTTTACGCCACCCCGGGGCGCATAGACACTGGTGAGAGGATCTGAGGAGGCAGATGGGGCACTGACCGTGTCCCCAGATGCGCCATCGCTGCTGCTGAGAGGGTGACTGGGGAGTTTCCTCCCGTGAAGTAGCGTACACTGGAACACTGACTTCACGGGTGACGTGGGCCCCGCATGAGCCAATGCAGGTGAGTGATGGCGTGTTGGCTGTGCTTTAGTTAACCCTTGATTATGTCTTCCATGTAGGCAATGGTCACCTCGCCCCCCTAGGTCCCCcaagtacaggttccacatagaTCCTTCTCAGGAGACGTCGGCCCTGGGAGTTGCCGCAGCTCCTTCCTCTTCTGAAGGGCGCGCTGACCTCCATCTTTGCTGACTCATGGAGCTCGGGGTCGTCCAGGTGAGCAGGGGCCTGCTGCCATGACCCTGGATCATCTCACGTGCGTGTACACCACATGAGCGGGGCTGTTGACTTTGCGTGTCTGATTGTGCGCTTGGCAAACACAGAGGGTTTTGTCAAGGCCACCTTGTTCccacctggccaggtggagcacTGCGGGCTGTGAGGGTGAGGACGGCTCTGGCCTGATTGGAGCTGGTGGCTCGGGCTCCCCAAGACGCCCCAACCTGGAGATGTCGACCTCTCAGGTGAGTGAATGCCCCTTAGGAATCAGCCTGTTTCTctctccagggctccttgtcgCTTCCTCCCTTGAGACCCCTGCCCCCTGTACAGGTGGTTTCTCTTGGAAACGACTGAGGGATTTTTGCAACTTTCCGGAAGCCCTGCTGAGTAATCACTGCTTTGTGAGAGGCTTTATTTGATTGCTGACTTTTTGATGGGCTCCTAATATCTACATCCTCACATACGTTTGAAGTGGTCTTCCAATCTCTGTGTGTGGAAAATATGCTCTGGGCAAAACGTGGTCTGAGAATCACGCCAGCAGATGGAGTGGGTGACTTGGCCCGGCCCATCTCGGGGACAGAGCTGACGTGTGCAGCACGGAAAGACATTGCCATCCGGAGCCAAGCAGAGCACAGTGCGTTTTTGAGGTGGCATGTGTCAGCTTAGGTGACGTGTACGTTCCCAAGGTGAGGGCTCGAAGGTGTGATGCAGAAGAGAGCTTGGCGTCGCCCAGCACATGGTGAATGCATGACGCGCGCTCGCTGTGGTCATTACCGTGAAGACGACAAGCCGGCACCGTCATCACCCACCACGTCTCACTTCATGGGGCCAACCCCTTGCATTTATTCCTTACAACGAACCTGCTGGGAAAGCTGGCCACTTTGTAGATAAGGCGTATGTGTGCATGAATCTATGTGGTATACGGACATGTGTGCAAGCATGTGTCCATGTGCACGTCCTGCATGAGTGTGTACCTGTGTGAATGcctgtgtatatgtgcatgtttgcccatgtacatatgtgtgcatatcTATGTCTGTGttgcacatgtgtgcatgcatgtgtttgCTTATgttcacgtgtgtgtgtgcatatgtgcttGTACACACAAGTGTGAGGGTGCAGAGGAGGGTGGGCACATGCTGTCATCTAACAAATGGTGTGGGGGCGCTTCTCTGGGCATCATCTTTGTCGTCTTTTTCTGGGAGTGCTCCCACACCAGGCACTTGCTAGGCATGGACGAGATAAACACCCTCCCTATCTTGGTCCTCAGGATGGCCCCAGTAAAGAAtccgaggcccagagaggttgcaCAACctgccaaggccacacagccaggacAGGTGGGACCTCGCTTCAGGCTTAGGCAGCTGTGAGGGTGTGATGGGACCCTGTGGAGTGCTCTGCCCGAGCTTGGGTCCGGGGCTCTCATCCAAGGCCTCTGCCGGGGCTGGGAGGCGGGCAGGGGGCTGGCCCCTTCTAGGGTGCCTGTCCTCCCTGGGTTCAGGTTCTTCCTGGTGAGCACTGAGCTGTCCGTCGGCCAGGTCAGCGCTGCCCATTGCTCCCGGGTGCATCCCGGGTCGCCTCTGGGCTCTGGGCTGACTGGTGGTGCCccctctttcccttttcttttgcaCAGCCCCCCGCCCACCAggcctgctgctgctgcccagCCTGTGGAGGCTGCTTGGACAGCGCCGGCCTCCAGAAGTGATAGCTAATTGGGGAGAGAAAGAGCCCGATTGTCTGCCGGGCCGGAAGAGACGGCGCAGGCTGCTGAAAGAGCCCTGGAGAAGGTGGCCAGCTTCGCCCAGCAGCTGCCGGCCGGAGGTGTCGGGGATTACGTCAGCGCTGGCGGGCAGGAGGAGCCGGGAGAGGCGGCCGGCCCGCAGCCTCGCGTCCCCCCGCTGCCACAATGCGGCCATTGTCGCCCCGAGAGCCGTTCATCTGGATGAATAGTCCACAGGCCTCTCGACCGAGGGGCTGTTAGCCGTCCCCGGCCTGTCCCCTCACATGCCAGGGGTCCCTGGATTGCAGTCTGGCTGGGCTGCTGGGTGGCTGGGGGCACCTCGGGGTCCACCCCTCTAAGTTCGTGGGGGCCTTGCAGGCCACAGGCTGGACTGAGTTCTGGGTTCCCAGGCTGCCAGCTACACGCCCCCTGTCTTGGGCATGGCCTCGGGGTTTGGGGGCAGTGCGGGCCCTGACCCTCTCATACTCCTGCTGGTGGCTATCTTGTTGGCTCGCTTCCTCCTGTGGTCCTGCCTTGGGGCCTTCATTGACTACAGACTGGCCCGGCAGCTCCCACGCAAGCCCAAGGAGGACTAGGGCCACCGGGGAGGGATGAGAGGGCTAGCCCCAGGGCCCGGCCTGCCCGAGGTGGGAGGTCCTGCCTGGGTCTCGGCCTGCAGGGATGGGGTGAGTGTGAAGCCAGTGGTCTTTGATTCCCATCCCTGAGACAGCTACCCGTAGGCACAGAGAGGCCTGGTTGGAACACACTTACCCAGACTGACCAGGGGTGCCCAGTGGGGGTGGCCACCCACGTGTGGGGACAGAGGGACCCCACTGCCTCTCAGTCCCCCAGCTTCTGGGGTCTCCTGTTGGAGTGACCCTGAGGATCGGTCTTGCCTCCCATTCTTTATAAATACATTCTTGGGAATCGCAAAGAGGGGCCGCAAAGAGGGGCCGGGGGAGCCATACAGGCTGGGCAGAGGGGCCTCAGGGATATAGGAGCCCTGCTGCCCAAAGCTATACCTgcctcctctagtctctgtcatcACTGCAAATGTCCTCCCTCCCCAGGGGCCAGAGAGCAAGTGCAGACAGCTGCCTGGTCCCTAGGGCAAATCCCTAGGTAGAGTCCAAAGATAGCCTTGGGAGACCCAAATTCCAGTCCGGCTGATCCTGAGAAAACTCTACCTGCCTGAACCTtagtttcccatctgtaaaatgggcacaataCTCCCTCCCTCAGAAGGTTATGATGAGGGTCAAATACGGTGGGCTGGGAGAGCTCCCTGAGATCTGCAAACTGTTGGACACGAGGGAGAAGCCAAGACACCCAGGCccttgtgctccacagggtgtttaaGTGTGCATCAGGGACATGCTAGAGAAGAGGGACAGGGCTGGACAGGGCAGCAAACTTGATCTGGGTCCAGGAACCCAGCCACCTCCCCATCGCATTAGCTGAGATTCACTCCCTGAGTGAATGAGCAGGTCTATACTAGGACAGTGGTTCTCGCCTTGGCCGCAGGTGCgaatcacctggggagatttAAGCAAATATGATGTCcaagccccaccccagacccactgTGTCATAGTCCCTGCTGGGCGGAGGGAAGGCCCAGGGCATCTGTATATCCTAGGACCCTCTAAGAGATGCTGAGCCACAGCCAGGGCTGGTACCTCTGTGTGGAACCACTAGATGGAAGCAATGCTTGGGGACATCTCCAAAGGGAGACATGGACCGAGACAAAAAGTCCCCGGAAGGCCACTGCAAGGGCATGAGCAGCACCtttctctttggaacaaacaTGGAAGAGGTGGATGGCTCAGGGCACCCGAGACAAGTCACCCAGACATGAACCTTGCAAAGAGTTGGCGACCCTGGTGAATTCCCCGAAGAGTTGGCGCGTCAATCAGAAGTAGAGTCTTAGGTGgccgttgttgttgctaggttccATCAAgcgggctctgactcatggcgacccctgtacgacagaacaaaatgttgccctgtcctgagTCGTCTTCATGaccgttggcatgtttgagtccattgtggcagctagtacgtcaatccatctcacggagggcttccctcatttttgctgactgtcCACTTTGCCAACCATGACGTCCTTTCCTAGCCATACGTGGCCATTAGGGAGCTGGGGTCGCTGACCCATGCAAGTAGACACTTGGCGGTGGGCACTGGGGACATCTTAGCCAGGGCCACGCGTTTGCAGCATCTGTGGCTGAATGGGCCACAGGCGGGAGCCAGGACGCAGCTGGTGCTGTGTTTGTGGCACCCAGTGAACTCAGCTATGCCGAGAAGGCCTTATTTTGCTCCCACAGGAGCTGCTGTGTtccagggaagaagggagggcagGAACCAGGGACCTGGTCAACGGAAGCAGCTGACAGCAGGAGGTGGAACTGTACCTCTCCTGGACCGCTGGAGAGAGAGGTTTTGATGGGGTAGGGTCCAGGGGACTATTGAAGGTGGTTCGGATAAGCGTTCCTTCTTATTAATGACAGCTTAGGAAGTCTGTCCAGGGCAGGGTCACCGTGCCTGTTGCGATTTTCTAGGGCTGTTGGAACAGCTCTTCTCTGAGCCATTGTTTTATTCCAGGGCCAGACAGCAGGCAAGAGTCAGGCCCCCTGTGTCAAGGACAATGGCCATGGTGTCGGCAAGGGGGCCTGTCGGGACACTCTCGCCGGATCGTAAGGTTGGGTAGGGAGGGACCATTCACATTGCTCTTTAAGGAAGACGTCCAACCGTCTTTAAAATGATTGCGTGTGATTTTGTCGCTCTCTTTAAGGAAGGAAAATCACACTTGTTGTCATAATGTGTCCTGATCAAGGTCGGGCAGTCAACCATTCCCATTTGCCCGGGACTTCCCTGGTTTTAAAACTCAAAGTCCCAGGTCCTAGGAAACCCCTTAGTCCTGGCAAACCAGGTcaccaacttttggttggcagttgcgtgcctaaccacttgtaccacctgGCCTATGTCAGGAAGCAATTGTATTCAGCTGCAAGTAACCAACAAGTAGGCAGTGATTTAAAAGAGAGATAgtttcttctcctttcctttttcttctccacGTAGCAAGAAGCCTGATGTTTGGCACTCCAAGGTTGTGGTATGAAAATTCCATGACATTACCAAGGACTCAGACCCCTATGCATTTCTATTCTGCCCTCCTAGCGTGTAGCATTGGTCTTGATGGTCACAAGAAGGGTACTGCTACTCCAAGCATCTTGCATGAGTTCCaggcaggaagagaaaggaaaaagtgatAGAGAGGGGGTGGTGTCTATGTTAGGAAAGCAAAGATTTCCCAGTAGCCCTCagttttatgtcttatagaccAGAACTGTGTCACATGGCCACGCCTAGATGCTGAGGAGGCTGAAGAACGATGTTTGTTAGTTGGGCTTCTTGCCACCCTGAATAACGTCAGGCTTCTGTTACAAAGGAAGAGGGGCAAAATAGATATCGAATAGGCAAATAGAAGTCTCCACTACCGGCCCATTGGCCATTTTTTGCAATCACGATTTTTATCTTGGCCACTATTTTGGGTATTTGGGAGACTGTCTTTTGTGGCATCCTACATGCTGTTTTTGCCCTCGTCTGCCCTTCAGGAGTAGCAGCCATGCTAAACATTCTTCCACAGCCCCACCTGGAGTCAGGCTTCCCAAGGCCTCCCATGGCTCCTTGGGGCCTCTTAGAATTTGTTCCAGTAAGAACATGTAAAACCAAGACCGACATTTCGCATCTTAGAAACCCACAGGGATACCCCTCTGCTCAGATGGTAGTAACAGATACAGGCTTTAGCACATGGAAGGGAGACAGtgaataacctgttgccatcaagttgattccaattcatggtgaccccacatgtatcagagtagatctgtgctctgtagggttttcaatggctggctttacagaagtagattgtcaggcctttcttctgaggttcctctgggtggacccaagcctccaaccttttggttagcagctgagcacattcactgtttgcaccactcagggactccagagagTGAATAGTGGATACATAGAGTGAGTGGAACATAGAGGCTTGTGATGGCCAGCAGATGGCTACTTGGATGGGTAGATGAGGTCACGAAGTCAGCAAGCACTCACTGAGAGCTTATCATGCAGGAGGCACCAtgaatacaatgttgaataagacaaGGTGCCTGCCCTCAGGTAGCTTGCGGTCTGGGAGGTAAGAGTAGCAGGCAGAGAGATCTGGAAACAGATATTAGGCACATGTGGTTACTGAGCACTGAAAATGGAGCCAGTGCAAATTGAGATATGCTGTATATGTAGAATAGATGCCTGATTTTGAAGACTTGGTAGAGAAAAAGAATGCCAAATCTCTCACTAATTATTTTGTATTGATCATGCActgaaattataatattttgggcacgttgagttaaataaaatatattattaaatcaCTTTCACCTACTTCTTTTGGttgttttaatgtggctactagaaaatttaaaattactcaTGTCGCTTGCATTATTTTTATATTGGACAGTGCCGTGCTGGATCTTCATATGTGGTAAAAGTGCTCTGGAGGGTGAATGCACAGGGTGCTATGGGAACACAGAAGAGAGTTTCCCAGAGGAGGGTTCTTAGGTGGTAATGTAACTGCTGCATACCAGAACATGTGAGATGCAGCTAAAGCAATTCTAAAGGAAAAGTCATAGCCTTACATTgcgtattgaattgtgtcccctgcaaaaatgtgtgtcagcttggctagtccatgattcccagcattgtgtgattgtccatcattttgtcacctgatatgattttcctatgtgttgtaaaccctgatctctatgatgttaatgaggtgagattagtgaagttatatgttaatgaggctggactcaatctacaagatcaggttgtgtcttaagtcaatctcttttgagatataaaagagacaagcaagcagagagacaaggggacctcatagcaccaagaaagcgggacctggagcagagcctgtcctttggaccggtcattcctgcactgagacgatcctagaccaggggaagattgatgacaaggcttccttcagagttgacagagagagagagagagagagccttctgagccttccactggagctgacacactgaatacggacttgtagcctcctagactgtgaaagaataaatttctgtttgttaaagccatccactgtggtatttctgttatgcaccactagataactaagacaccttacATATTTACattgacaaaaaagaaagaaaaaaaagatgaattaataaatttaaatttataaaaatttaataaattaaaaaagaaaaaaagactagaaaaacagaaggaagaaataaagagagGAAGTTAATGAATTAAAAAGTGACAAAATCAGCTAGTAATATtctcatgtttttgttttggtggaggggaagaaaaaacaataaaaaggacaCCACCATCCTAACCTATTcaagaaagaaggagaagaaaacatATAAAGTCTACGGGGAAAACAACTACAAAGAtgatgttgtgtgccatcaagtcac comes from Elephas maximus indicus isolate mEleMax1 chromosome 7, mEleMax1 primary haplotype, whole genome shotgun sequence and encodes:
- the LOC126080692 gene encoding uncharacterized protein LOC126080692; translated protein: MQILLRRRRPWELPQLLPLLKGALTSIFADSWSSGSSRWSTAGCEGEDGSGLIGAGGSGSPRRPNLEMSTSQDGPSKESEAQRGCTTCQGHTARTAPRPPGLLLLPSLWRLLGQRRPPEVIANWGEKEPDCLPGRKRRRRLLKEPWRRWPASPSSCRPEVSGITSALAGRRSRERRPARSLASPRCHNAAIVAPRAVHLDE
- the SMIM38 gene encoding small integral membrane protein 38 — its product is MASGFGGSAGPDPLILLLVAILLARFLLWSCLGAFIDYRLARQLPRKPKED